The Caenorhabditis elegans chromosome II genome has a segment encoding these proteins:
- the C30B5.6 gene encoding Mucin-5AC (Confirmed by transcript evidence), translated as MSVSTAFLLLLWSSIAGSLPLAPASPDFKADFSKLLKEAHQTDLMPVVEEDELQSLRHNGFQEQLHHLRQKTVGRNSATITEEMARIRNSIEDISEFSLDSNEVDEAINDITVPYGTKMKKSSKFAELSEIHNTDSSNKALPPFAFSEDQQESVDVVEKVEAVPPTTTTTKLTTLPSTTQSTTTRTTTQPSTIVSTRQKYVNVDGDIYVPGKTVISVSSTPIVDRTGTTTPVSIEISTTTLPPMTEIFTTKYSTLSTSYTHTPSPHIFSSSTVRLPIAIPIPTKLPEIMFTTPRPYRGPFITEFTIEPKRSEGRTSLRDRIRSTSQLLNLLGDKIGGIDQKAAGNRAEPKTGVLTNIYDQGVIKKRNLKTKQWGIAGEDPQGVQTYDGQFSGMAYGATKQRGGGYSMRKRMGKRPWQKRGYKSRRLGDKRPEYMRPSTFVEKRTTDVSVPFGSHWREEWVRGVKLSERRNAVRNVSENQKNVAQALLESEEASMRQLKKTLRKIREVVKIKTSSTTADVTTTNKPKTVKKHRIDSEYYSGAFQLKRL; from the exons aTGAGCGTTTCAACGGCTTTTCTCTTACTTTTATGGTCATCAATTGCGGGATCATTGCCTCTGGCACCCGCATCTCCCGAT ttcaaagccgacttttcaaaacttcttaaAGAGGCACATCAAACAGATTTGATGCCTGTGGTCGAAGAAGATGAGCTTCAAAGTTTACGGCATAACGGGTTTCAG GAACAGTTACATCATCTGAGACAAAAAACAGTTGGAAGGAATTCAGCGACAATTACAGAGGAAATGGCTAGAATTCGAAATTCCATTGAggatatttctgaattttcattgGATTCAAATGAAGTTGATGAGGCAATTAATGATATAACTGTTCCAT atggaacaaaaatgaagaaaagtagCAAATTTGCTGagctttctgaaattcataaTACCGATTCATCGAACAAAGCTCTGCCTCCGTTTGCATTTTCTGAAGATCAACAAGAATCGGTTGATgttgttgaaaaagttgaa GCTGTGCCTCCAACAACAACTACGACAAAACTAACTACATTACCTTCTACAACTCAATCTACAACCACTAGAACTACAACACAACCATCAACAATTGTTTCAACGAGACAAAAATATGTAAACGTGGATGGTGATATTTATGTTCCAGGAAAAACTGTCATTTCGGTATCGTCAACTCCGATAGTAGATAGAACTGGGACAACTACTCcagtttcaattgaaatttcaaccaCTACGTTGCCACCAATGACagaaatttttacaacaaaatacAG caCATTGTCAACATCGTACACTCACACTCCGTCACCACATATATTCTCATCTTCAACTGTTCGTCTACCAATTGCAATTCCAATACCTACAAAATTACCTGAAATAATGTTCACAACTCCAAGACCATATCGTGGTCCATTTATAACTGAATTCACAATTGAACCAAAACGAAGTGAAGGTCGTACATCGTTGAGAGACCGAATTCGATCGACCAGTCAACTTCTAAATCTTTTGGGTGATAAAATTGGAGGAATTGATCAGAAAGCAGCAGGAAATCGTGCAGAACCAAAAACTGGAGTTCTTACGAATATCTACGATCAGGGAGTAATtaagaaaagaaatttaaaaacaaaacaatggGGAATTGCTGGTGAAGATCCCCAAGGAGTTCAAACGTATGACGGTCAGTTCAGTGGAATGGCTTATGGTGCAACAAAGCAACGAGGTGGCGGATATTCAATGAGAAAAAGAATGGGAAAACGACCATGGCAAAAAAGAGGATATAAATCTCGAAGACTCGGTGATAAACGACCAGAATACATGAGGCCATCAACGTTTGTTGAAAAGAGAACCACAGATGTTTCAGTCCCATTTGGTAGTCACTGGAGAGAAGAATGGGTACGAGGAgtaaaattgtctgaaagaaGAAATGCAGTTCGAAATGTTAGTGAAAATCAGAAGAACGTTGCACAGGCACTTTTAGAATCAGAAGAAGCTTCGATGAGGCAACTCAAAAAGACATTGAGGAAAATAAGAGAAGTTGTGAAAATTAAGACATCTTCTACAACAGCTGATGTAACAACAACCAATAAACCCAAAACAgttaaa aaacatCGTATTGATTCAGAGTACTATAGCGGTGCATTCCAACTTAAACGGCTATAA
- the C30B5.6 gene encoding DUF148 domain-containing protein (Confirmed by transcript evidence), which produces MSVSTAFLLLLWSSIAGSLPLAPASPDFKADFSKLLKEAHQTDLMPVVEEDELQSLRHNGFQEQLHHLRQKTVGRNSATITEEMARIRNSIEDISEFSLDSNEVDEAINDITVPYGTKMKKSSKFAELSEIHNTDSSNKALPPFAFSEDQQESVDVVEKVEAVPPTTTTTKLTTLPSTTQSTTTRTTTQPSTIVSTRQKYVNVDGDIYVPGKTVISVSSTPIVDRTGTTTPVSIEISTTTLPPMTEIFTTKYR; this is translated from the exons aTGAGCGTTTCAACGGCTTTTCTCTTACTTTTATGGTCATCAATTGCGGGATCATTGCCTCTGGCACCCGCATCTCCCGAT ttcaaagccgacttttcaaaacttcttaaAGAGGCACATCAAACAGATTTGATGCCTGTGGTCGAAGAAGATGAGCTTCAAAGTTTACGGCATAACGGGTTTCAG GAACAGTTACATCATCTGAGACAAAAAACAGTTGGAAGGAATTCAGCGACAATTACAGAGGAAATGGCTAGAATTCGAAATTCCATTGAggatatttctgaattttcattgGATTCAAATGAAGTTGATGAGGCAATTAATGATATAACTGTTCCAT atggaacaaaaatgaagaaaagtagCAAATTTGCTGagctttctgaaattcataaTACCGATTCATCGAACAAAGCTCTGCCTCCGTTTGCATTTTCTGAAGATCAACAAGAATCGGTTGATgttgttgaaaaagttgaa GCTGTGCCTCCAACAACAACTACGACAAAACTAACTACATTACCTTCTACAACTCAATCTACAACCACTAGAACTACAACACAACCATCAACAATTGTTTCAACGAGACAAAAATATGTAAACGTGGATGGTGATATTTATGTTCCAGGAAAAACTGTCATTTCGGTATCGTCAACTCCGATAGTAGATAGAACTGGGACAACTACTCcagtttcaattgaaatttcaaccaCTACGTTGCCACCAATGACagaaatttttacaacaaaatacAGGTAA